A region of the Curvibacter sp. AEP1-3 genome:
TGCGCTCGGTTTCCTCATCCGTCATACCGGCCACCGGTTCATCCAACAGCAGGAGCTTGGGATCTTGCATCAGCAACATGCCGATCTCCAGCCACTGCTTCTGTCCGTGGCTCAGGTTGCCGGCGAGACGTCCCACACTGTCTGCGAGGTGAATGGTGTGCAGGATGTCTGCCAGACGGTCCCGCTGTGCAGAGTCCAGCTTGAAGAACATGGAAGCTTTGACGCCCTTGTCGGTCTTCAAGGCCAGTTCCAGGTTCTCAAACACCGAGAGTTGCTCAAACACGGTGGGCTTTTGGAACTTGCGCCCGATGCCCAGCTGTGCGATCTCGGACTCTTTGTAGCGCAGCAGATCGATGGTGCTGCCGAAGTACACGGTGCCGCTGTCCGGCCGCGTCTTGCCGGTGATGATGTCCATCATCGTAGTCTTGCCCGCGCCATTGGGCCCGATGATGCAGCGAAGCTCGCCGGGCGCGATGTCCAGCGACAGGTTGTTGATGGCCTTGAAGCCATCGAAACTCACGTTCACATCTTCCAGGTAAAGAATGCGCCCATGGGTCACATCCACTTCGCCCTGGTTGGCTAGCCGGCCGAACCCTGCAGTGCGACCGCCTGACTCGGTCTGAGCTGTCTGTTCGGCCAGTGCGGCCAAGCGCGCCTCTACGCGGCGCGCGCCTTGTTCCAACAGATCGGGAGTCATGCTTTCCCTCCCTTCAGTTTCTTGATCAATCCCACCACGCCGTCGGGCAGGAACAAGGTGACACCAATGAAGAGCGCACCGAGGAAATAGAGCCAGAACTCAGGGTAAGTCACCGTGAGCCAGCTCTTGGCACCGTTGACCAAGAAGGCCCCCACGATGGGCCCGATCAGCGTCGCCCGCCCACCCACAGCGGCCCAGATGGCAATCTCAATCGAGTTGGCCGGGCTCATCTCACTCGGGTTGATGATGCCGACCTGAGGCACATAGAGCGCGCCGGCCACGCCGCACATCATGGCCGAGATGGTCCAGATGGTGAGCTTGTAGCCCAGCGTGGAATAGCCGCTGAACATGACGCGGCTCTCCGCATCCCGCACCGCCTGCAACACCCTGCCGAACTTGCTGCCCACCAGCCAGCGGGCCAGCAGGAAGAACAGCAGCAAAGTCACCGAAGTCATGACGAACAAGGTCATGCGCATGCTGGTGGTGGCAATCGGGATGTCCAGAATTCGCTTGAAGTCAGTGAAGCCGTTGTTGCCACCAAAGCCGGTTTCATTGCGGAAGAAGAGCAACATGGCCGCAAATGTCATCGCCTGGGTGATGATGGAAAAGTAAACCCCCTTGATGCGCGAGCGGAAGGCAAAGTAGCCGAACACAAAGGCCACCAGCCCCGGCACGGCCACTACCAAAAACAGCGTGGCACCGAAGCTGCCGGACAACGCCCAATGCCAAGGCAATTCTTTCCAGTCCAGGAACACCATGAAGTCCGGCAAATTGCTTTTGTAGTTGCCATCCAGCCCGATCTGACGCATCAGGTACATGCCCATGGCATAGCCGCCCAGCGCGAAGAACAGGCCGTGGCCCAGACTCAGGATGCCGGTGTAGCCCCAGATGAGGCCCATGGCGAGTGCGCAAATGGAATAGCACATGATCTTGGCCGTGAGTGCCACCGCAAAATCGCTCAGGTGCAGGGCACTGCCCGCAGGCACCATCAGGTTCAGTACCGGCACCAGGGCGCACAAGACAATCAGCGCAGCCAACCATGCGGCCCAACCGGCGCGCGTCAGCAAAGGTTGCGGAGTGGGTAAGGAAATGTTGCTCATGCTTCTGCGCTCCGGCCCTTCATGGCAAAGATGCCTTGCGGACGCTTCTGGATAAAGACAATGATGAAAACCAGCACAGCGATCT
Encoded here:
- the urtD gene encoding urea ABC transporter ATP-binding protein UrtD, encoding MTPDLLEQGARRVEARLAALAEQTAQTESGGRTAGFGRLANQGEVDVTHGRILYLEDVNVSFDGFKAINNLSLDIAPGELRCIIGPNGAGKTTMMDIITGKTRPDSGTVYFGSTIDLLRYKESEIAQLGIGRKFQKPTVFEQLSVFENLELALKTDKGVKASMFFKLDSAQRDRLADILHTIHLADSVGRLAGNLSHGQKQWLEIGMLLMQDPKLLLLDEPVAGMTDEETERTAELFLSLKGKHSLMVVEHDMSFIRTISDIVTVLCDGSVLAQGTLDQVQADERVIEVYLGR
- the urtC gene encoding urea ABC transporter permease subunit UrtC produces the protein MSNISLPTPQPLLTRAGWAAWLAALIVLCALVPVLNLMVPAGSALHLSDFAVALTAKIMCYSICALAMGLIWGYTGILSLGHGLFFALGGYAMGMYLMRQIGLDGNYKSNLPDFMVFLDWKELPWHWALSGSFGATLFLVVAVPGLVAFVFGYFAFRSRIKGVYFSIITQAMTFAAMLLFFRNETGFGGNNGFTDFKRILDIPIATTSMRMTLFVMTSVTLLLFFLLARWLVGSKFGRVLQAVRDAESRVMFSGYSTLGYKLTIWTISAMMCGVAGALYVPQVGIINPSEMSPANSIEIAIWAAVGGRATLIGPIVGAFLVNGAKSWLTVTYPEFWLYFLGALFIGVTLFLPDGVVGLIKKLKGGKA